From a single Phragmites australis chromosome 7, lpPhrAust1.1, whole genome shotgun sequence genomic region:
- the LOC133924885 gene encoding uncharacterized protein LOC133924885: MDLHALPRRDLQALCKRNGVRANMTNAAMADALRALPTVDGIEEYDKQPVAVPAPVLKAVAEEERQWEKQGSPLPRGRRATVKSVEPIKPDDGKEEEKDDAKQESNKEEAPALGVGRRGASRRARPAPAVPKPAGKATAEDEKQGSPLPRARRVTVKSHEPIRSEDGEEEEEDLKREANKEDAPALGVARHGPSRRARPAPVVSKPAAKATVAEESQGSPLPRGRRVTFKSPAPIRKEDGEEDEKEDMQREGSKGNVPALGVGQRAAVSAPVGKVVAEEEHRAPIPRSRRFKVKSPDPIRPEDGEEEDKEDLKRGEEEGPPARGVARRGASRRARPAPVEAATRRRAAESKTEEGSVAVEAVPIPTARLLRPTMKAAVDPAGAEENVPRRATRRAAARNSALQQEKDQEEPQGVISDAEIVPAPLSDEGCDQPEDVEKATAPRNEEQNEVIDEPQQEHKEVVMEEDEILTEETLEEETPVTDQECADKSAVHEQHCPTALLSEEDSPILGLVAGKAVEKDNGAHFQDSAGSIVGPLDKGMGEEIHHAGEEMEMEPVTEVPQAPVTSSDPSAEVGIAGDANHGNEADNFKEVLHSAAKINEVGTDDGPVSQEEEYMAVEGHDTAAGDEAISLDISGKISQRVEVKAVEMPDEMPLNSAALDTCGAGEQSEVASVDNVGEVMVADGEVVEENTVVVNKEMLQGSVTLDKDVGEDHFEYDFVDADLQKEVVTADNVPEVAGTEDEDVRKKALVITDEMPQNSVKMDEDEQNEAISVDTVSDVTGTEDEDVGKEDAFTGDLPQENTTEDITSQLYASMLADVTKSLSKSIINVQPTVSGDEVVSVCMHKNSSGKNITEPEALKDEKEEKEAKKSTELAKLSLRKLKARLRKKLIAQERKETKRVALARVDENVCRSDANGQQQILKLQQY; encoded by the exons ATGGACTTACACGCGCTACCCCGCCGCGACCTGCAGGCGCTGTGCAAGCGCAACGGCGTCCGCGCCAACATGACCAACGCCGCCATGGCCGACGCCCTCCGGGCGCTCCCCACG GTTGATGGGATCGAGGAGTACGACAAGCAGCCAGTCGCCGTGCCTGCGCCGGTCCTTAAGGCagtggcggaggaggagcggcaGTGGGAGAAGCAGGGGagcccgctcccgcgcggccgccgagCCACGGTCAAGTCGGTCGAGCCCATCAAGCCAGACGACGgtaaggaagaggaaaaggatgaTGCGAAGCAGGAGTCAAACAAGGAGGAAGCGCCGGCACTTGGCGTTGGGCGGCGTGGTGCTAGCCGGCGGGCTCGGCCCGCCCCTGCCGTGCCTAAGCCAGCGGGCAAGGCAACGGCGGAGGACGAGAAGCAGGGGAGCCCGCTCCCACGCGCCCGCCGCGTCACGGTCAAGTCGCACGAGCCCATCAGGTCggaggacggcgaggaggaggaggaggatctgAAGCGGGAGGCGAACAAAGAGGACGCGCCGGCCCTTGGCGTGGCGCGGCACGGTCCCAGTCGGCGCGCTCGGCCCGCGCCAGTCGTTTCTAAGCCGGCGGCCAAGGCAACGGTGGCGGAGGAGTCGCAGGGGAGCCCGCTACCGCGAGGCCGTCGCGTCACCTTCAAGTCGCCCGCGCCCATCAGAAAGGAGGATGGCGAGGAGGACGAGAAGGAGGATATGCAGCGGGAGGGGAGCAAGGGGAACGTGCCAGCCCTAGGCGTGGGGCAGCGCGCTGCTGTGTCTGCGCCGGTTGGCAAGGTAGTAGCGGAGGAGGAGCATCGGGCCCCGATCCCGCGCAGCCGCCGCTTCAAGGTCAAGTCGCCCGACCCCATCAGGCCGGAagacggcgaggaggaagatAAGGAGGATTTGaagaggggggaggaggaggggccgcCAGCACGCGGCGTGGCGCGGCGCGGTGCCAGCCGACGCGCTCGGCCCGCCCCTGTAGAGGCGGCTACAAGGAGAAGGGCCGCGGAAAGTAAAACTGAGGAAGGCAGCGTGGCCGTGGAGGCCGTACCGATTCCGACCGCTCGACTGCTTAGGCCGACTATGAAGGCGGCGGTGGACCCGGCGGGGGCAGAGGAGAATGTGCCGCGAAGGGCAACGAGGAGGGCCGCGGCGAGGAACTCCGCTTTGCAGCAGGAAAAGGATCAAGAGGAGCCGCAAG GTGTCATCTCTGATGCAGAGATTGTGCCTGCACCGCTTTCTGACGAGGGATGTGATCAGCCTGAAGATGTGGAAAAGGCTACAGCTCCTCGGAACGAAGAGCAAAACGAGGTGATCGACGAACCGCAGCAGGAACACAAAG AGGTAGTGATGGAAGAGGATGAGATACTGACGGAGGAGACTCTAGAAGAAGAGACACCTGTGACTGATCAGGAATGCGCGGATAAATCAGCAGTGCACGAGCAACATTGTCCTACTGCCTTGCTCAGCGAGGAGGATTCACCTATTCTAGGTCTCGTAGCCGGAAAGGCCGTTGAGAAGGATAACGGTGCCCATTTTCAGGACAGCGCAGGTTCCATTGTGGGGCCGTTGGACAAAGGGATGGGCGAGGAGATCCATCATGCTGGTGAAGAGATGGAAATGGAGCCCGTCACTGAGGTGCCGCAGGCCCCCGTGACATCCAGTGATCCCAGCGCAGAGGTTGGTATCGCCGGCGACGCCAACCATGGCAACGAAGCAGATAATTTCAAAGAAGTGCTGCATAGTGCAGCGAAAATCAATGAGGTCGGCACAGATGATGGTCCTGTCTCTCAAGAGGAGGAATATATGGCTGTTGAGGGGCATGACACCGCGGCTGGCGATGAGGCCATTTCTCTTGATATCTCCGGCAAGATTAGCCAGAGAGTTGAGGTGAAGGCAGTAGAGATGCCTGATGAGATGCCACTGAACTCAGCTGCACTGGATACCTGTGGTGCCGGTGAACAGAGTGAAGTGGCCAGTGTCGACAACGTAGGGGAAGTCATGGTGGCAGATGGCGAGGTTGTTGAAGAGAATACAGTAGTGGTCAATAAAGAGATGCTACAAGGCTCGGTTACATTGGATAAGGATGTTGGGGAAGATCACTTCGAATATGATTTTGTAGATGCCGATCTACAGAAGGAGGTGGTCACTGCAGACAACGTGCCTGAAGTCGCAGGGACAGAAGACGAGGATGTCAGGAAGAAGGCATTAGTGATCACTGACGAGATGCCACAGAACAGTGTTAAAATGGATGAGGATGAACAGAACGAAGCGATCAGTGTTGACACAGTGTCGGATGTCACCGGGACGGAAGACGAGGATGTCGGCAAGGAGGATGCCTTCACCGGCGACCTTCCGCAGGAGAACACCACTGAAGACATTACTTCGCAGTTGTATGCCAGCATGCTTGCCGATGTCACCAAATCCCTATCCAAGAGTATTATAAATGTGCAGCCAACGGTGTCTGGAGACGAGGTTGTATCAGTGTGCATGCACAAAAATAGCAGTGGGAAGAACATTACTGAACCAGAGGCATTGAAAGATgagaaggaagagaaggaggccaAGAAATCTACAGAACTGGCTAAGCTCAGCCTAAGGAAGCTAAAAGCCAGGCTCAGGAAGAAGCTGATTGCCCAAGAG CGCAAGGAAACCAAGAGGGTGGCCCTTGCCAGGGTGGACGAGAATGTTTGTCGATCCGATGCAAATGGGCAGCAGCAGATCCTCAAGCTGCAACAATATTAA
- the LOC133924886 gene encoding late embryogenesis abundant protein At5g17165-like, whose translation MAAANSRGRVIAGNFVARVLAGKAASPRRAVHASAYDKNLEDQVRPSVVPDDVIGSAGNPDKYWGPHPKTGVFGPAVVDAKLAAGAPDAGASGGGSVLDQKVWYRPLEDVEKPPVA comes from the exons ATGGCAGCAGCTAACTCCAGGGGGCGGGTGATCGCTGGAAACTTCGTCGCCCGCGTCCTGGCCGGCAAGGCCGCCTCCCCGAG GAGGGCCGTGCACGCCTCAGCCTACGACAAGAACCTGGAGGACCAGGTGCGCCCGTCCGTCGTGCCGGACGATGTGATCGGCAGCGCCGGGAACCCCGACAAGTACTGGGGGCCCCACCCGAAGACCGGCGTGTTCGGCCCCGCGGTGGTGGACGCCAAGCTGGCCGCCGGCGCGCCGGACGCCGGCGCGAGTGGTGGAGGCTCGGTGCTGGATCAGAAGGTGTGGTACCGCCCGCTGGAGGACGTCGAGAAGCCCCCTGTCGCCTGA
- the LOC133924887 gene encoding large ribosomal subunit protein uL11z, which translates to MPPKLDPSQVVEVFVRVTGGEVGAASSLAPKIGPLGLSPKKIGEDIAKETAKDWKGLRVTVKLTVQNRQAKVSVVPSAAALVIKALKEPERDRKKVKNIKHSGNISLDDVIEIAKTMKPRSMAKDMSGTVKEILGTCVSVGCTVDGKDPKDLQQEIDDGEVEIPSA; encoded by the coding sequence ATGCCGCCCAAGCTAGACCCGTCGCAGGTGGTTGAGGTCTTCGTCCGCGTGACCGGTGGAGAGGTCGGCGCGGCGTCGTCGCTGGCCCCCAAGATCGGCCCGCTCGGTCTCTCCCCGAAGAAGATCGGTGAGGACATCGCCAAGGAGACGGCCAAGGACTGGAAGGGCCTCCGCGTCACCGTCAAGCTCACCGTACAGAACCGTCAGGCCAAGGTCTCCGTCGTGCCCTCCGCCGCGGCGCTCGTCATCAAGGCGCTCAAGGAGCCCGAGAGGGACAGAAAGAAGGTGAAGAACATCAAGCACAGCGGCAACATCAGCCTCGACGACGTCATCGAGATCGCCAAGACCATGAAGCCCAGGTCCATGGCCAAGGACATGTCCGGGACCGTCAAGGAGATCCTCGGGACCTGCGTCAGCGTCGGGTGCACCGTCGACGGCAAGGACCCCAAGGATCTGCAGCAGGAGATAGACGACGGCGAGGTCGAGATCCCCTCAGCGTAA